One window of the Selenomonadales bacterium genome contains the following:
- the priA gene encoding primosomal protein N': MYSQVVVNVPALYDRVFTYRGEAPLGSLVQVPFGSSTRAALVVGHSSVTDIAEEIKCLGKPLYSGAVWLDHALLALSQELADFYLCTRGAIIDLMLPVPFREKEVSSLKKVARQATSHDETLMRSAPAQLTTEQTDAIEQVKRAIADGQAKPHLLYGVTGSGKTEVYLHAISFALSQGKQAIYLVPEIALTAQVIANVVHRFGEAVAVLHSGLSPGERARTWQRVLSGECRVVVGARSAVFAPTARLGLIVMDEEHEQTYRHEGGVNYHTRVVAQLRARRQGGVLLMGSATPSLEVYSSAARGGTKLLRLTARPPGTTLPEVKIIDMRQELRQGLSGLLSSPLRQAVAASLQNGEQALLLFNRRGYAQLSLCRDCGHIAACPHCDVSLRLHAAARRLLCHYCGYSVRASEECSRCRGQLYNRGAGTEKLAEELQALFPGFLFTRLDADTAAGKGAHQKLLTEFGRQDSHVLLGTKMIAKGLDFPRVTVAGVVDADSGMYYPDFRAVEESFALLMQVAGRSGRGTTSGRVFVQTFNPNHYCLRLLEQHDYCGFYSIESRLRRKLSYPPFGGLATLCFRGKDQHKVLEAAEATGVLCGANPAVTVLGPVAEVPARQKGIYRYQLTLKAPNRKVLQVVLGELRARITEVCSSGARWYIILE; the protein is encoded by the coding sequence ATGTACAGCCAAGTTGTGGTCAACGTCCCGGCTCTCTACGACCGAGTGTTCACGTATCGAGGAGAGGCTCCTTTAGGGAGCCTCGTGCAGGTTCCCTTCGGGAGCAGCACAAGGGCCGCTCTCGTTGTAGGGCACAGCTCAGTCACAGACATTGCCGAGGAGATTAAGTGCCTTGGCAAGCCGCTGTACTCCGGTGCGGTTTGGCTTGACCATGCGCTCTTAGCTTTGTCGCAGGAGCTCGCGGACTTTTATCTTTGCACACGTGGCGCCATTATCGACCTTATGCTGCCGGTACCTTTTCGCGAGAAAGAGGTCAGCTCGCTCAAGAAGGTAGCTAGGCAAGCGACAAGCCACGACGAAACTCTGATGCGCAGCGCGCCGGCGCAGCTGACGACTGAACAGACAGACGCCATCGAACAGGTCAAGCGGGCCATTGCCGACGGGCAAGCCAAACCGCACCTTCTCTATGGTGTAACCGGAAGCGGTAAGACAGAGGTTTACCTTCACGCTATCTCCTTCGCACTTAGCCAAGGCAAGCAAGCCATCTATTTGGTGCCCGAAATCGCACTGACGGCGCAAGTTATTGCCAATGTGGTGCATCGCTTCGGCGAGGCAGTGGCAGTACTCCACAGCGGGCTTTCGCCCGGTGAACGGGCTAGGACGTGGCAGAGAGTGCTAAGCGGTGAATGTCGGGTAGTCGTCGGCGCGCGTTCGGCAGTTTTTGCTCCGACAGCGCGCCTCGGGCTAATCGTTATGGACGAAGAGCACGAGCAGACTTATCGCCACGAAGGCGGCGTAAACTACCACACCCGCGTGGTAGCGCAACTGCGGGCGCGACGGCAGGGAGGGGTGTTGCTTATGGGCAGTGCAACTCCCTCGCTAGAGGTGTATTCTTCTGCCGCACGTGGCGGTACGAAGCTGCTGCGGTTGACTGCGCGACCGCCGGGGACAACTTTGCCTGAAGTAAAAATCATTGACATGCGCCAAGAACTGCGGCAGGGGCTGTCAGGGCTTCTCTCGAGTCCGCTGCGGCAGGCTGTCGCCGCGAGCCTGCAAAACGGTGAGCAAGCTCTGTTGCTCTTTAACCGGCGCGGCTACGCACAGCTTTCGCTTTGTCGCGACTGCGGGCACATCGCCGCGTGTCCGCACTGCGACGTAAGTCTGCGTCTGCACGCGGCGGCGCGGCGGCTGTTATGCCATTACTGCGGCTACTCTGTGCGTGCGTCAGAGGAGTGTTCGCGCTGTCGCGGGCAGCTCTACAATCGCGGGGCCGGAACGGAGAAACTAGCCGAGGAGCTGCAGGCGTTGTTCCCTGGCTTTCTTTTCACGCGGCTCGACGCCGACACTGCCGCGGGCAAAGGCGCCCACCAGAAGCTCTTAACCGAGTTTGGCAGGCAAGATTCGCATGTCTTGTTGGGCACCAAGATGATTGCCAAAGGGCTAGATTTCCCCCGCGTCACTGTGGCAGGTGTAGTCGATGCCGACAGCGGCATGTACTACCCGGATTTTCGCGCGGTAGAGGAAAGCTTTGCTCTGCTAATGCAGGTGGCCGGGCGCTCCGGGCGGGGGACAACGTCCGGACGGGTGTTTGTCCAAACGTTTAATCCGAACCATTACTGCTTGCGGCTGCTAGAACAACATGACTACTGCGGCTTCTACAGCATTGAGAGCAGGCTGAGGCGCAAGTTGTCTTATCCGCCGTTTGGCGGCCTCGCTACGCTCTGTTTCCGCGGGAAAGACCAACACAAGGTTCTCGAAGCTGCCGAGGCGACAGGAGTGCTGTGCGGGGCAAATCCTGCTGTCACGGTACTCGGGCCGGTGGCGGAAGTTCCGGCGAGACAGAAGGGCATCTACCGCTATCAGCTCACGCTAAAAGCACCAAACAGGAAGGTCTTGCAAGTCGTGTTAGGGGAGCTTCGCGCAAGGATTACGGAAGTCTGTTCATCTGGCGCGCGTTGGTATATCATATTAGAGTAA
- a CDS encoding DNA-directed RNA polymerase subunit omega: MIHPSVDKLLRRVDSKYTLVVASAKRARELMLQKKPVVDKPVTAALEEIDKGIITYQRLREGTK, from the coding sequence ATGATTCACCCATCTGTAGATAAACTCCTGCGGCGTGTCGACAGCAAATACACACTGGTAGTAGCTTCGGCTAAGCGGGCCCGCGAGTTGATGCTGCAAAAGAAACCGGTCGTAGACAAACCGGTGACGGCAGCGCTAGAGGAGATTGACAAAGGGATTATCACGTACCAGCGTTTGCGGGAAGGCACAAAGTAG
- a CDS encoding DUF370 domain-containing protein: MEIRLINIGFGNIVSANRMVAIVSPESAPIKRIVQEARDRGMLIDATYGRRTRAVIITDSDHIVLSAVQPETVAHRLYARDSKDDALDKEDRDEVVEG; the protein is encoded by the coding sequence ATGGAGATTAGGCTGATTAACATTGGCTTTGGCAACATCGTGTCCGCTAACCGCATGGTGGCGATTGTAAGTCCGGAGTCGGCACCGATTAAGCGCATCGTGCAGGAGGCGCGCGACCGCGGCATGCTGATTGACGCAACCTACGGTCGTCGCACGCGCGCGGTCATTATTACTGACAGTGACCACATCGTTCTGTCGGCTGTACAGCCTGAGACGGTGGCGCACCGCCTGTATGCGCGCGACAGCAAAGACGATGCGCTTGACAAAGAAGATAGAGACGAAGTAGTGGAAGGGTAG
- a CDS encoding YicC family protein, which produces MGLRSMTGFARVQRECEVGVLTAELRSVNHRYLDLSLRMPRELSTMEEEIKGLVRERVARGRVELTLRLQSQAKHTRPAVFNGELLREYKGKLLSLACELELDPRQNVSLPYLLSLPGVLVEQEESDDSQTHWACVKEIVAQGLDALVESREQEGRRLCDDLAARLGFIKSCVDRIEGLAQDSVGNYCQRLFENMKRITQDAGLDQGRLEMEVALWADRANITEEIVRLNTHLHNFRQFLSQQAVGRKMDFYLQEMNREVNTVGSKSADVSISQIVVDIKAELEKIREQVQNLE; this is translated from the coding sequence ATGGGTTTGCGCAGCATGACCGGCTTTGCGCGCGTGCAGAGGGAGTGCGAAGTAGGCGTACTCACCGCAGAACTAAGGTCTGTCAATCACAGGTATCTCGACTTGTCGTTGCGTATGCCAAGAGAGCTGTCGACGATGGAAGAAGAGATTAAGGGCTTAGTAAGGGAGAGGGTGGCGCGCGGCAGAGTCGAGCTTACGCTTAGACTGCAGTCGCAGGCGAAGCATACTCGACCGGCTGTCTTTAACGGCGAGCTGCTGCGGGAATACAAGGGAAAACTGCTCAGCCTAGCCTGCGAGCTAGAACTAGATCCACGCCAGAATGTCTCACTGCCCTACTTGTTGTCGCTTCCCGGCGTGTTGGTAGAGCAAGAAGAGAGCGATGATTCCCAGACGCATTGGGCCTGTGTTAAAGAAATTGTTGCACAAGGCTTAGATGCCTTAGTAGAGTCGCGCGAGCAGGAGGGACGGCGCCTGTGCGATGATTTGGCGGCTAGGCTGGGCTTTATCAAGAGCTGTGTAGACCGTATCGAAGGGTTGGCACAAGACAGCGTCGGAAACTACTGCCAGAGGCTCTTTGAGAACATGAAGCGCATCACGCAAGACGCGGGGCTAGACCAAGGCAGACTGGAGATGGAAGTAGCGCTCTGGGCCGACCGCGCCAACATCACCGAAGAAATAGTAAGGTTAAACACCCACCTGCACAATTTCCGTCAGTTCCTCAGTCAGCAGGCTGTCGGCAGGAAGATGGATTTTTACCTACAGGAAATGAACCGTGAGGTTAACACTGTGGGGAGTAAATCAGCAGACGTAAGTATTAGCCAAATCGTGGTAGATATTAAGGCTGAGTTGGAGAAAATCAGGGAGCAAGTACAGAACCTTGAATAG
- a CDS encoding cation-translocating P-type ATPase: MKGESGCHALAYEEVLRWLETSQSGLSQREAERRLREVGLNELVEKPRPGLLARFIAQLSDLMTLVLLAATVVSGLMGEYADAVIIVAIVLLNATLGLIQEWRAEKALAALKKLASPTVTVRRDGEEKTMAVSRLVPGDIVLLTAGDRIPADVRLCQAWSFEVDEAPLTGESIPVSKHTKAVAESAGLPERACMAYFGTMATKGRAVGVVVATGMDTEVGLIALLLQSKDEPTPLQQRFHELSRYLVFACLAVCACVVALGLSRGEPFYSMFLAGVSLAVAAIPEGLPAIVTIVLALGVQRIAKVNALVRRLPAVETLGSATVICSDKTGTLTCNQMTVTEVLAGGERYRVSGHGLTSQGEFFAEDRRVVAQIVPDLNLALRIGAVCTTTRVSRGKQRAVIGDPTEAALIVAAEKAKLEFGGNLVREFPFDSERMLMSVIVKDKSGKHEVLTKGAPDALFAICTEYREGGQTKKLTPATLAALQKQNEELAARGLRVLGVAYREYSGNPETADIATSERGLTFVGLMGMHDPPRAEVRATLRKCKMAGIRVIMVTGDHALTALAIAREIELVDQDARVVNGTELSAMQDKELEAVVSRVNVFARVSPECKLRLVRALRRQGQVVAMTGDGINDAPALSEADIGVSMGQCGTEVAREASALVLQDDNFATIVRAIEEGRGIYDNIRKFIRYLLSCNVGELLAVFLAMAVGLPLPLRPLQILWVNLVTDGLPAMALGVDSADKGVMLRQPRSPAEGVFSRGLARRILTRGTLIGISTALVFAASLKTGQCLATAQTMAFATLVVCQLLHVFDCRSETMGVAEKGLLSNPWLFAAVMSSAVLLLASIYLPFLRDLFGNVPLSATAWGVVLIASGFPSIAIGIRRLLAHWAA; the protein is encoded by the coding sequence GTGAAGGGAGAAAGCGGATGCCACGCGCTCGCCTATGAAGAGGTTTTGCGCTGGCTGGAAACAAGTCAAAGTGGGCTTAGTCAACGTGAGGCAGAGCGCCGACTGCGCGAAGTTGGGTTAAACGAACTAGTCGAAAAGCCGCGCCCGGGTCTCTTGGCGCGGTTCATTGCACAGCTCAGCGACTTAATGACGCTAGTTCTCTTAGCGGCGACGGTCGTCTCGGGGCTGATGGGCGAGTATGCGGATGCGGTGATAATCGTCGCCATAGTCTTGCTTAACGCTACGCTCGGGCTCATTCAGGAATGGCGGGCAGAAAAGGCGCTGGCCGCCCTAAAGAAACTCGCTTCACCTACCGTTACCGTACGACGTGACGGCGAAGAGAAAACCATGGCTGTGTCGCGGCTGGTGCCGGGCGACATTGTGCTCCTTACCGCAGGCGACCGCATTCCGGCTGATGTGAGGCTGTGTCAAGCGTGGTCCTTCGAAGTAGACGAGGCTCCCCTGACGGGCGAATCTATTCCGGTCAGCAAGCACACTAAAGCGGTAGCAGAGAGTGCGGGCTTACCCGAGCGCGCCTGTATGGCCTACTTTGGGACAATGGCCACCAAAGGCCGTGCGGTTGGCGTGGTTGTGGCGACCGGCATGGATACGGAGGTAGGCTTAATTGCTTTGCTTCTGCAATCTAAAGATGAGCCTACGCCGTTGCAGCAACGCTTCCATGAACTGAGTCGGTACTTGGTGTTCGCTTGCCTCGCTGTATGTGCTTGTGTCGTAGCACTTGGCCTAAGTCGGGGAGAACCGTTCTACAGCATGTTTTTGGCGGGAGTAAGCCTAGCGGTGGCCGCTATTCCCGAAGGGCTACCGGCGATTGTGACTATTGTTTTGGCCTTAGGCGTGCAGCGCATCGCTAAGGTCAATGCGCTGGTGCGGCGGCTCCCGGCGGTAGAGACTTTAGGTAGCGCTACGGTCATCTGCTCCGACAAAACCGGCACTCTGACCTGCAATCAAATGACGGTTACGGAAGTCCTGGCAGGCGGTGAGCGCTATCGAGTTTCTGGGCATGGGCTCACGTCCCAGGGGGAGTTTTTCGCGGAGGACAGGCGCGTAGTAGCACAGATAGTACCCGACCTAAACCTTGCCTTGCGCATTGGTGCAGTCTGCACGACTACACGCGTCTCGCGCGGTAAGCAGCGGGCAGTAATAGGGGACCCCACCGAAGCCGCGCTGATTGTGGCGGCGGAGAAAGCGAAGCTTGAGTTTGGCGGCAACTTAGTGAGAGAGTTTCCCTTTGATTCAGAGCGCATGCTGATGAGCGTAATCGTAAAAGACAAGAGCGGTAAGCACGAAGTGCTCACCAAAGGTGCGCCCGACGCCTTGTTTGCGATTTGTACCGAATACAGGGAAGGGGGACAGACCAAGAAGCTGACTCCGGCCACCCTTGCTGCCTTGCAGAAGCAAAACGAGGAGCTTGCCGCGCGAGGTCTTAGAGTGCTAGGGGTTGCCTATCGGGAGTACAGCGGCAATCCGGAGACGGCAGATATCGCGACTAGCGAGCGCGGCCTTACTTTTGTCGGGCTCATGGGCATGCACGACCCGCCGCGTGCCGAAGTCAGAGCAACCCTGAGAAAGTGCAAAATGGCCGGGATCAGGGTGATTATGGTTACGGGCGACCACGCCTTAACGGCCTTAGCTATTGCCCGTGAAATTGAGCTTGTGGACCAGGACGCGCGCGTTGTTAACGGCACGGAGCTAAGCGCTATGCAGGATAAAGAGCTAGAGGCCGTAGTCTCGCGCGTTAACGTCTTCGCGCGCGTCTCGCCTGAGTGTAAGTTGCGTCTAGTGCGGGCCCTGCGCCGACAAGGACAGGTCGTAGCCATGACGGGAGACGGCATTAACGACGCTCCCGCCTTAAGCGAAGCCGACATTGGCGTGAGCATGGGGCAGTGCGGTACAGAAGTAGCCCGCGAGGCCTCGGCGTTAGTTCTCCAGGACGACAACTTCGCCACGATTGTGAGAGCCATAGAGGAGGGGCGAGGCATCTACGACAACATACGCAAGTTTATCCGCTACCTATTGTCGTGCAATGTGGGGGAGCTGTTGGCGGTGTTCTTGGCCATGGCGGTGGGGCTGCCGCTTCCTCTACGTCCGCTGCAAATACTGTGGGTGAACTTAGTCACCGACGGCCTGCCGGCCATGGCCCTCGGGGTAGACAGCGCTGACAAAGGCGTCATGCTGCGTCAGCCGCGTTCCCCGGCCGAGGGAGTCTTCAGTCGTGGGCTCGCGCGCCGGATTCTGACGCGCGGGACGCTGATTGGCATCTCCACCGCGCTAGTGTTTGCCGCCAGCTTAAAGACCGGGCAGTGTCTCGCTACTGCCCAGACGATGGCTTTTGCGACTTTGGTCGTCTGCCAACTCCTGCACGTGTTTGACTGCCGCTCAGAGACAATGGGCGTAGCGGAAAAGGGGTTGCTGTCAAATCCGTGGCTGTTCGCGGCAGTAATGTCTTCAGCCGTGCTGTTACTGGCATCTATTTACTTGCCATTCCTCCGCGACTTGTTCGGAAATGTGCCGCTTTCGGCGACCGCCTGGGGGGTAGTGTTGATCGCGTCAGGTTTCCCGAGCATAGCAATCGGCATACGGCGGTTGCTTGCGCACTGGGCCGCTTGA
- a CDS encoding NFACT family protein produces the protein MSLDGFVLNALVHELNAELVGLRCEKVHQPTRNTATLLLTAKGKKHRLVISADPAWPRVLVSPAAWENPPSPPFFCLMLRKYLTGARLTKLSVAGFERVVTAAFLGRDELGNAATYRLMIELTGRHSNAVLVGPAGTVIDALTRVSMNLSSVRAVMPGLHYDPPPTQGRVSPESVTGEYLHLAASESEDPVHKVLYTNIQGVSGLLANELAYRYAPNAKARDLNLPEWELIAAQVRELAHAAGAGEVRAGYIYRADKARFHILPLTHLGTPGEEILGINALVAEALLFSNQSEQLAALRGSLRRLVAAALAKTERRIQALRGDLLKSEGSEKLRRFGDLLYANLGTQRLEGGEAVVIDYYDESMPEVRIPLDAKLSFADNAKQYYRQYARAQSTTQHAEERLRRDLSHLAYLETLLYGIDAAPDVETLHEISLEIGAMGLMPATAAAKRQATAPSLPRKFTCPDGVSISVGRTNTQNDRLVREAHPEHIWLHVQKAPGSHVLIHSTAGASETTLHYAANLAAYYSTLRASTNVPVDFTQRKFVKRPKEAPPGYVIYEQQRTLYVRQPTAPLDDQQDSNSST, from the coding sequence ATGAGTCTAGATGGTTTTGTGCTTAATGCTTTAGTGCATGAACTTAATGCTGAATTGGTCGGGCTGCGCTGCGAAAAAGTCCATCAACCCACCCGCAACACAGCTACCCTGCTCTTGACCGCGAAGGGCAAGAAGCACCGCTTGGTCATCTCCGCCGACCCGGCATGGCCGAGGGTACTCGTGTCGCCCGCAGCGTGGGAGAACCCGCCGTCGCCGCCTTTCTTCTGCTTAATGCTGCGGAAGTACCTTACCGGGGCGCGCTTAACTAAGTTGTCCGTGGCCGGGTTTGAGCGCGTCGTTACGGCAGCCTTCTTGGGCCGCGACGAGTTGGGCAATGCTGCTACCTACCGGCTGATGATTGAACTCACGGGACGACACAGCAACGCCGTGTTAGTAGGTCCTGCCGGCACGGTAATTGACGCGCTAACACGGGTAAGCATGAACTTGTCCTCAGTTCGCGCTGTGATGCCGGGACTACACTACGACCCGCCGCCGACGCAGGGCCGCGTTTCGCCGGAGAGCGTCACCGGCGAGTATTTGCATCTAGCTGCCAGCGAGAGCGAAGACCCGGTGCACAAGGTGCTCTATACTAACATCCAAGGTGTATCAGGCCTCTTGGCCAATGAGTTAGCATACAGATATGCACCAAACGCCAAAGCGCGCGACCTAAATCTACCGGAGTGGGAGCTAATTGCGGCACAGGTAAGGGAGCTAGCGCATGCCGCCGGCGCGGGAGAAGTCCGCGCTGGCTACATATACCGCGCCGACAAGGCGCGCTTTCACATTCTCCCCCTCACCCACCTCGGTACGCCGGGCGAGGAAATCCTAGGGATAAACGCCCTAGTCGCAGAAGCGCTATTGTTCTCGAATCAGTCTGAACAGCTCGCAGCGCTACGCGGGAGCTTGCGCAGATTAGTCGCCGCCGCGCTCGCTAAAACCGAACGCCGCATCCAGGCGCTCAGGGGAGACCTGCTAAAGAGTGAGGGCAGCGAAAAACTTAGGCGATTTGGGGACTTGCTGTACGCAAATCTTGGCACGCAGCGCCTGGAAGGCGGTGAGGCAGTCGTAATAGATTACTATGACGAGAGCATGCCTGAAGTCCGCATACCCCTCGACGCGAAACTGAGCTTTGCCGACAACGCCAAGCAGTACTACCGGCAATACGCGCGAGCGCAAAGTACGACGCAACATGCAGAGGAACGGCTCCGCCGTGACTTGTCGCATCTTGCCTATTTGGAGACGTTGCTGTACGGCATCGACGCGGCGCCTGATGTAGAGACACTGCACGAAATATCCCTGGAAATAGGCGCAATGGGGCTAATGCCCGCCACCGCAGCTGCAAAACGGCAGGCAACAGCCCCAAGTCTCCCGCGTAAGTTCACCTGTCCCGACGGGGTAAGTATCTCCGTCGGTCGAACAAACACGCAAAATGATCGCCTCGTGCGCGAGGCCCACCCCGAACACATTTGGTTGCACGTGCAAAAAGCGCCGGGCAGCCACGTGCTTATCCATTCTACCGCAGGTGCCTCCGAAACAACCCTGCACTATGCGGCGAACCTAGCGGCCTACTACAGCACCTTGCGAGCGTCAACTAACGTTCCCGTGGATTTCACGCAGCGCAAGTTCGTCAAGCGGCCCAAAGAGGCGCCTCCCGGTTATGTCATCTACGAACAGCAGCGCACTCTCTACGTCAGACAGCCGACAGCGCCACTTGATGATCAGCAGGACTCAAATAGCAGCACTTGA
- the pyrR gene encoding bifunctional pyr operon transcriptional regulator/uracil phosphoribosyltransferase PyrR, with protein MDDKAIARAITRIAHEIIERNKGVENVVLMGVKRRGVPLAERLREAIARIEGTAVEVGTLDITLYRDDLTSMPDVYIATGTLPAVAGKTVVIVDDVLYTGRTVRAALDALVDQGRPSSVQLAVLIDRGHRELPIRADYVGKNVPTSRKEHIAVEVTEIDGHDQVLLFESC; from the coding sequence ATGGACGACAAGGCCATCGCGCGTGCTATCACGCGCATCGCCCACGAGATTATCGAGCGCAACAAAGGTGTGGAGAATGTCGTCCTGATGGGGGTCAAGCGTCGGGGCGTACCTCTGGCCGAACGCCTGCGGGAGGCCATAGCGCGCATTGAAGGCACTGCGGTCGAGGTGGGCACGCTAGACATCACGCTGTATCGCGATGACCTCACCTCTATGCCGGACGTGTACATTGCTACCGGCACTTTGCCTGCCGTTGCCGGCAAGACCGTGGTCATCGTAGACGACGTGCTCTACACCGGTCGCACCGTGCGGGCTGCACTTGACGCCTTAGTCGATCAGGGGAGACCTAGCAGCGTGCAGCTAGCCGTGCTGATTGACCGCGGGCATCGGGAGTTGCCGATTCGCGCCGACTACGTGGGCAAGAATGTGCCTACGTCACGCAAGGAGCATATTGCTGTCGAGGTAACTGAGATTGACGGCCATGATCAAGTGCTGCTATTTGAGTCCTGCTGA
- a CDS encoding RluA family pseudouridine synthase, protein MSDSLIVAPADASKRLDVYVSESVPGVTRSAAQRLIAEGLVTVDGQSERNSYRLRAGQLVAVTLPEVKATEIVAEAMPLAVVYEDSHIIVIDKPAGMVVHPAVGHRRGTLVNALLYHVQDLAGISGEERPGIVHRLDKNTSGLLVVAKHTESLLRLQQQLSSRKMGREYVALTHGCPKVNQGTVNAPIGRHAARRKEMAVVPHGRAAVTHYQVLDCLGRYALLACKLETGRTHQIRVHLAYIGHPVVGDEVYGPRKSTLQLTRHMLHAAKLTLTHPMTGERMEFSSELPAEFRSLLDKLQRIAGGISSQR, encoded by the coding sequence ATGAGCGATTCGCTTATAGTAGCGCCTGCAGACGCCTCCAAACGCCTTGATGTCTACGTCAGTGAGTCTGTCCCGGGCGTAACGCGGAGCGCCGCGCAGCGCTTGATTGCAGAAGGACTGGTAACCGTTGACGGACAGAGCGAGCGCAATAGCTATCGCCTGCGCGCAGGGCAGCTCGTGGCGGTAACTCTCCCGGAAGTGAAGGCAACCGAAATAGTAGCTGAGGCTATGCCCCTCGCGGTCGTATATGAGGACAGCCATATTATCGTCATAGACAAACCTGCCGGTATGGTAGTCCACCCGGCGGTAGGGCACCGTCGCGGCACCTTAGTCAACGCTTTGCTGTATCACGTGCAAGATTTGGCGGGGATAAGCGGTGAGGAGCGCCCCGGTATTGTCCATAGGTTAGATAAGAACACATCCGGTCTCTTGGTTGTGGCGAAGCACACCGAGAGCCTGCTTCGCTTGCAGCAACAGCTGTCGTCGCGCAAGATGGGCCGGGAGTACGTAGCCCTGACACACGGCTGTCCAAAGGTCAACCAGGGGACGGTGAATGCCCCCATAGGACGTCACGCTGCGCGCCGCAAGGAAATGGCCGTAGTACCGCACGGGAGAGCTGCGGTGACCCACTACCAAGTGTTAGATTGTCTCGGCAGATACGCCTTGCTGGCCTGCAAACTGGAAACAGGGCGCACACACCAGATTCGCGTGCACCTGGCATATATTGGGCATCCTGTCGTGGGTGATGAGGTCTATGGGCCGCGGAAGTCCACCCTACAGCTAACCCGTCATATGTTGCACGCCGCCAAGTTAACGCTTACACACCCGATGACGGGTGAACGCATGGAGTTTAGCAGTGAACTGCCGGCAGAATTTAGGTCACTGCTAGACAAGCTGCAGAGGATTGCCGGCGGTATAAGCTCACAGAGGTGA
- the lspA gene encoding signal peptidase II, translating to MVLVYIAVMVVVLDQASKHFVVTRLAYGESVSILPNILSLTYVRNFGAAFGLFYRQRLLFFGAMLILVLAMVVFWKEIVLVGRGAVWASGCVLGGALGNFVDRVRLGYVVDFVDVGFWPVFNVADSAIVVGTAVLSYVLLRAELR from the coding sequence ATGGTACTCGTTTATATTGCGGTGATGGTCGTAGTGTTAGACCAAGCCAGTAAGCACTTCGTCGTGACGCGCCTAGCCTACGGTGAGTCTGTTTCCATACTACCTAACATCCTCAGTCTCACCTATGTCAGGAACTTTGGCGCGGCCTTTGGCTTGTTCTATCGCCAGAGACTGCTGTTTTTTGGGGCCATGTTAATTCTGGTCCTCGCCATGGTCGTATTCTGGAAAGAAATCGTGTTGGTCGGGCGAGGCGCAGTGTGGGCAAGCGGCTGCGTCTTAGGTGGTGCACTGGGAAACTTCGTCGACCGCGTGCGCCTCGGTTATGTCGTAGATTTCGTCGATGTGGGCTTTTGGCCGGTTTTTAATGTGGCCGACTCTGCGATTGTGGTTGGGACAGCCGTTCTCTCCTATGTTTTGTTGCGCGCGGAACTGAGATGA
- a CDS encoding amino acid racemase gives MGQANAVMRIIGILGGMGPQATIDLYQKVLNLTPATKDQDHLQVLIWSDPHIPDRTAAILGCGEDPRPALYAGAAKLVKGGAECIGIPCNTAHYYLEAIRQAAAGVPVLDMIELAAKAASNVLGANAVVAVTATRGTLATGLYERALLRYGLKPLVPSAAEQEIIDSLIFGPRGVKAGFVDEVNCLGYQDVCLRLLRSGAEAIVAACTELPLISGPASRLLPVIDPTSTLAEALVSFGLEGSVHRAGGL, from the coding sequence TTGGGACAAGCTAACGCAGTAATGCGCATCATCGGCATTCTAGGCGGCATGGGACCGCAGGCTACAATCGACCTTTACCAGAAGGTACTTAACTTAACGCCAGCAACCAAAGACCAGGACCATCTGCAGGTGCTGATTTGGTCTGACCCACACATTCCTGACCGCACGGCGGCGATACTTGGCTGCGGCGAGGACCCCCGACCTGCCCTCTATGCCGGCGCCGCGAAGCTCGTAAAGGGCGGCGCGGAGTGCATCGGCATTCCGTGTAATACGGCACATTACTACCTTGAGGCTATTCGGCAGGCAGCGGCAGGAGTCCCGGTACTAGACATGATTGAGCTTGCCGCAAAGGCGGCAAGCAACGTGCTCGGAGCGAATGCTGTGGTAGCCGTCACTGCGACCCGAGGCACATTAGCTACAGGGCTATACGAGCGTGCGTTGCTTCGCTACGGACTAAAGCCGTTGGTGCCGTCTGCCGCGGAGCAGGAGATTATAGACAGCCTCATCTTTGGGCCGCGTGGCGTTAAGGCAGGGTTCGTAGACGAGGTGAACTGCCTGGGTTACCAAGACGTATGTTTGCGTTTGCTTCGCTCCGGTGCGGAAGCTATAGTCGCTGCTTGTACGGAACTCCCGCTCATCTCCGGTCCGGCGTCGCGGTTGCTGCCGGTTATTGACCCTACGTCCACCTTAGCCGAGGCACTAGTCAGCTTTGGCTTAGAGGGCTCCGTACACCGTGCAGGCGGGCTATAA